The Candidatus Limnocylindrales bacterium genome segment CCTTCTGCTCGACGCACAGCCACGCATCCGGGCCCATCGTGCGCCGGGCGAATTCGGTGTGCTCGGGCGGAACGAGATACGGATGCGCACCGGCGGTCCGTTCCGCCGCAAGCGCGAGCATGCGGGGATGCAGCGCGCCGATCACGGTTGGCGCCGCATGGGTCGGCGGTATGGCCGAATACGGCGCACGATCCATTGCGTCGAGGTAGCTGCGCATCATCGAGAGCGGCTTCGAATAGTCGTGTCCGCGCACTCCTGAGACGAGCGGGCGGTGGGAGACTCCGATGCCGAGCAGGAAGCGTCCGCCCGACTGCTCGGCAAGCGTCGCACGGCCGGCCGCCATCGTCATCGCGTCGCGAGCCCAGATGTTGGCAATGCCGGTCGCGACGACGAGCTTTGACGTCGAGCACAGCAGGAACGATGCGCTCGCGAATGCCTCGCGACCGAGCGCTTCGGGAATCCACAGCGCGCCGTAGCCGAGCGCTTCGATCCGCCTGGCGGCGGCCGCAGCTTCCTCGGCCGCCATTGCGTCGAAGAAATACCAGACACCGAGTTTTCCGATCTCCATGCTGGAGCCCTCCGCGGCCGAAGTATGACGGCGACGGAACCGGGGCAACAGCTTTTGCCCGCTTGCCGGTGCCCGGTGCCTCGGATAGCAGCGCGGGTCAGTCAGGCGGAGGACCCATGGATCTCAGTTACAGCGCCGAGTACGAAGCGTTCCGCGGCGAAGTGCGCGCGTTCCTCGACGAGCACTGGACAGGCGAAGACCGTGCGCGCCACGGCGGCAATGACCAGCTGATCGGCCGCAT includes the following:
- a CDS encoding TIGR03620 family F420-dependent LLM class oxidoreductase, with product MEIGKLGVWYFFDAMAAEEAAAAARRIEALGYGALWIPEALGREAFASASFLLCSTSKLVVATGIANIWARDAMTMAAGRATLAEQSGGRFLLGIGVSHRPLVSGVRGHDYSKPLSMMRSYLDAMDRAPYSAIPPTHAAPTVIGALHPRMLALAAERTAGAHPYLVPPEHTEFARRTMGPDAWLCVEQKVLLETDPEKARSVARHAIAMYLELPNYRTNLERFGYHDEDFTAGGSNRLVDAIVAWGNEDQIRARIKAHHDAGANHVCIQPLHPLAMTRPDWNVLEALAPAAS